A genomic window from Gemmatimonadaceae bacterium includes:
- a CDS encoding ATP-binding protein, translating to MTTTKLTTHRSMSLTHAAFTDLAAIRRFVANACADAHASPDARDSLELAVDEACTNVIEHGYPKTAPGPVGVTFEADDRELRVHLVDRGKPFPPDDAPLADTISGWVRRFPGGLGWHLIKNVVDSVTYATESDGSNRLTLVVVRRPS from the coding sequence GTGACCACGACGAAGCTGACGACGCATCGCTCGATGTCGCTCACCCACGCGGCATTCACCGATCTGGCCGCGATTCGGCGTTTCGTTGCAAACGCGTGCGCGGACGCGCACGCGTCCCCGGACGCGCGCGACTCGCTCGAGCTGGCGGTCGACGAAGCGTGCACGAACGTGATCGAGCACGGCTATCCGAAGACCGCGCCGGGACCTGTCGGCGTGACGTTCGAGGCGGACGATCGCGAGCTGCGCGTCCATCTCGTCGACCGCGGCAAACCGTTTCCGCCGGACGACGCACCACTCGCCGACACCATCTCCGGATGGGTGCGGCGTTTTCCCGGCGGCCTTGGCTGGCATCTCATCAAGAACGTCGTCGACTCGGTCACGTACGCGACCGAATCCGACGGCAGCAATCGCCTCACTCTCGTCGTCGTGCGGAGACCCTCATGA